In Odontesthes bonariensis isolate fOdoBon6 chromosome 6, fOdoBon6.hap1, whole genome shotgun sequence, one genomic interval encodes:
- the LOC142381829 gene encoding histone H2B, with the protein MPEPAKSAPKKGSKKAVTKTAGKGGKKRRKSRKESYAIYVYKVLKQVHPDTGISSKAMSIMNSFVNDIFERIAAEASRLAHYNKRSTITSREIQTAVRLLLPGELAKHAVSEGTKAVTKYTSSK; encoded by the coding sequence ATGCCTGAACCCGCCAAGTCTGCCCCCAAAAAGGGCTCCAAGAAAGCCGTGACCAAGACCGCCGGCAAGGGCGgcaagaagaggagaaagtcCAGGAAGGAGAGCTATGCCATCTACGTCTACAAGGTGCTGAAGCAGGTCCACCCTGACACCGGCATCTCCTCCAAGGCCATGAGCATCATGAACTCCTTCGTCAACGACATCTTTGAGCGCATCGCCGCCGAGGCGTCCCGCCTGGCTCACTACAACAAGCGCTCCACCATCACCTCCAGGGAGATCCAGACCGCCGtgcgcctcctgctgcccggtGAGCTGGCCAAGCACGCCGTGTCCGAGGGCACCAAGGCCGTCACCAAGTACACCAGCTCCAAGTAA